A stretch of the Arvicola amphibius chromosome 8, mArvAmp1.2, whole genome shotgun sequence genome encodes the following:
- the Aldh8a1 gene encoding 2-aminomuconic semialdehyde dehydrogenase — MAAGKKELLMLENFIGGKFLPCNSYIDSYDPSTGEVYCKVPNSGKEEIEAAVEAAREAFPAWSSRSPQERSLVLNRLADLVEQSLEELAQAESKDQGKTVTLARTMDIPRSAQNFRFFASSILHHVTECTQMDHLSCMHYTVRTPVGIAGLISPWNLPLYLLTWKIAPAIAAGNTVIAKPSELTSVTAWMLCKFLDKAGVPPGVINIVFGTGPRVGEALVSHPEVPLISFTGSQPTAERITQLSAPHCKKLSLELGGKNPAIIFEDANLEECIPATVRSSFANQGEICLCTSRIFVQRSIYREFLKKFVEATRKWKVGTPSDPSANMGALISKAHLEKVRSYVMKARAEGAQILCGEGVDQLSLPLRNQAGYFMLPTVITDVKDESCCMKEEIFGPVTCVVPFDSEKEVIKRANSVKYGLAATVWSSNVGRIHRVAKKLQSGLVWTNCWLIRELNLPFGGMKSSGIGREGAKDSFDFFTEIKTITIKH, encoded by the exons atggctgctgggaaaaaGGAGCTTTTGATGTTGGAAAACTTCATAGGTGGAAAGTTTTTACCCTGTAACTCATATATAGATTCTTATGATCCATCCACAGGGGAAGTATATTGCAAGGTACCAAACAGCGGGAAAGAAGAG ATCGAAGCTGCAGTGGAGGCTGCCAGAGAGGCCTTCCCTGCTTGGTCATCCCGGAGCCCCCAGGAACGTTCTCTGGTCCTGAACCGACTGGCGGATTTAGTGGAGCAGTCTTTGGAGGAGTTAGCCCAGGCTGAATCTAAAGATCAAG GGAAAACCGTCACCCTGGCAAGGACCATGGACATCCCTCGGTCTGCTCAGAACTTCCGGTTCTTTGCTTCCTCTATCCTGCACCACGTGACGGAGTGCACACAGATGGACCACCTGAGCTGTATGCACTACACTGTCCGTACCCCTGTGGGAATCG CTGGTTTAATCAGCCCTTGGAATTTGCCACTGTACCTGCTGACCTGGAAGATAGCTCCAGCCATCGCTGCTGGGAATACCGTAATAGCCAAACCCAGCGAACTGACTTCTGTGACCGCGTGGATGTTGTGTAAATTCTTGGATAAAGCAG GTGTTCCACCAGGTGTGATCAATATTGTGTTTGGAACGGGGCCCAGGGTTGGTGAGGCCCTGGTGTCCCACCCAGAGgtccccttgatttccttcacTGGGAGCCAGCCCACAGCTGAGCGCATTACCCAGCTAAGCGCCCCCCACTGCAAGAAgctctccctggagctgggaggaAAGAATCCTGCCATCATCTTTGAGGATGCCAATCTGGAGGAGTGTATCCCAGCAACCGTGAGGTCCAGCTTTGCTAACCAG GGGGAGATCTGCCTCTGTACCAGCAGGATCTTCGTCCAGAGGAGCATCTATAGGGAATTTCTGAAGAAGTTTGTAGAAgctaccagaaagtggaaagttGGGACGCCCTCTGACCCATCAGCCAATATGGGTGCTTTGATAAGTAAAGCACATTTGGAGAAA GTCAGAAGCTACGTGATGAAAGCTCGTGCCGAAGGGGCCCAGATTCTGTGTGGTGAGGGTGTGGACCAGCTGAGTCTTCCCCTCAGGAACCAGGCAGGCTACTTCATGCTGCCCACGGTGATAACAGATGTTAAGGATGAGTCCTGCTGCATGAAGGAAGAGATATTTGGTCCAGTGACGTGTGTTGTCCCTTTTGACAGTGAAAAGGAAGTGATTAAAAGAGCTAACAGCGTTAAGTACGGGCTGGCAGCTACAGTGTGGTCCAGCAATGTGGGGCGCATCCACCGGGTGGCTAAGAAGCTCCAGTCGGGTTTGGTCTGGACCAACTGCTGGCTCATCAGGGAGCTGAACCTGCCCTTCGGGGGTATGAAGAGCTCTGGAATCGGAAGAGAAGGAGCCAAAGACTCATTCGACTTCTTCACTGAAATAAAAACCATCACCATTAAGCACTGA